The Salirhabdus salicampi DNA segment ACACTGGCGCCCCAGTGGTGCATCCCTCTAACAATTTGTCCATGAGCAACCTCTTGTTGTAAATAGAATACAGAATTCCAAGCATTTTCGATATCAGGTACGTAATACATGGTTAAAAACATGCCTGATAATACTTGAATGACCGTAACAAAGAAAGTTAGTCCACCAAAACAATACACAAATGCTGAGAAGTGGTGTGCCGGATTAACATGCTCCGGTACTTCGTGATCTGCAATATCACGCCATATCGGTGTAATATCTACCCGTTCATCAATCCAGTCATAAATTTTTTGAATCACGTATTACGCCTCCTTTCTCGGTTGAGCTTTTCCTAAGTAAAGCATACCGTCTTGAATTTTATGCTCGTATACGTGTAAAGGCTCAGTTGGCGGTGTGTTTGGAACATTCGTACCGTCCTTATAATATAAGCCATCATGACACGGGCAATAGAAACGATCTGGGTATTGATCTTCCTTTTCATTCCAGCCAACTCTACAGCCTAAGTGGGTACAGATTGGAGATAAAGCAAGAACACTACCATCCTCTTGTTTAAAAACCCATGCAACTTGTTCAACTTCGGATTCATACCAAGCATCAACTTGCTCAACTGTAAACGAGAATCGTTGTGGTTCAGTTGTAATCTTGTCCACTTCTACAACAGCAACAAAGTCACCTGTTGTATCCGCTTTAAGGACAGGGTCAATGGCAAATCTCACCATTGGCGCAAGCATTCCAGCAGCCATAAAACCACCTACACCTGTTAACGTATAGTTTAAAAACTGCCGACGGGAAACTTGATTTTTTTTGTCATTACTCATCTTTTAGTTTTCCCCCCTCTTCACATGTATTTCAACGATCAGGGCTTGATTATATACAGTTTACTAGGACATTACCATGATAGCGTAAACTTGAAACACGGTCAATTAAATTTGCTATTTTATCAAAGATTTATTCTGTCCAAAAACTACGAATTAAATCCGTCATTTGGGTAACTTGATCTTGAATAACGGTTTGGGTGCTATCGTCTTTTACATCCCCGTTACTAATCATAGGTAACCATAATAAATGACCGTCTATGTCACGCTCAACTTTTTTCCAACGAAAGTCTGGTGTAACATAGAACAAATGCTTAAATGGCTGCTCTTGAACGGCTTGCGCAAATTGGTTTAGTCGTAAACATTCATTCTGCAAATCCTCCGTTTCCAAATACATATAAGCCGGGAACAAAAACATCCGACCTTTATATGTATTTTCCATTTTATAAGTGATCAAATCTAACATTTCCTTTTGAAGAGACATCTTTTCCAACTCTTCATCTTTTTTGTTTAATGCAAAAGGTAGTAATGGAATGATAGCCGTATCGATATATTCCTTTGCTTTTACATACTGTTTAACATCTTTTTGAGACCAATTCATGATAGCCACCTCATATCTTTATTTTCTACTACATTTTACTAAAACTATACACAAAAAAAACCCCTCGGACGACTCTCGAGGGATGGAAACCTATTTTTGTTGGGTAAATTTTTCACTTGTTAATTGGTTAAGCTGTTCAATTAACATATGAAATTTTTCTTTATCCCCATCATCTAATGCTTGATCAATAGCAGCTTGAATCTTTTTTACTTGAAAATTATAAAGGACGTGATTCATCATTTTTTCAGCAGCCTGTTGATCTTTTTCGGTAATATAATAGTCTTCAGGTAAGTATGGATTTTCCTCCATAACGCCGGCATACCTTGGGCACTGGTTTGCCTTTTTATAATTTAATTGAATAAAAATAGACTCATGATCATTTAACCTTATATCATGAAATGACTTTTCTGGATCCGAAGTCATGATTTGTTCTTTGTAAAAACGGAAAGGTGGATCATCTACACATTTCGCTGATATGATAATCCCTTTCGGACATACTCTAGCTTCACGGACAAAATGGACATGCTTTAACACATGTTCATGATTCATGACATAATTTAAAATCCATACACATTCTCTTCTTTTTAACTGGTAGTTATTTAAAAACCATTGAATAAATCGTTTTTTCTGTAGGACTGAAATCGTCATAATTTTATAGAGCCCTCCTCCCGCTAAAAGGAAAAATGGCTTTTCTTACCGCTCTAAACGTTGCACATATTCTTCCATTTCCGTATCAGACGGTTCGATAGCCAAATAACGTTGAAATACTTCCTTAGCTTTCGCTAACCTCCCTTCTTCAACAAGAATATAGCCGTATTCCTTTAAAAATTCTATATCATTTGTAAAGCCATTATATGCTTCTTCATAGTTGTTTAATGCCTTATCATACTCTTCTAATTCATAATTTGCCCGTGCTAATTCCCAATAATACACAGGATCTGTTTCACCTAGATCTAACACGTTTGTTAACAAATCCGTAATTTTCTCATATTCCTCATGTTCTTTAAAAGATTCAACAAGGAACATAATGGCTTCTTTGTAACCGGGATCTAATGAAATTGCTTCTCGTACATATTCAATAGCTTCTTCTCTATTTCCTAATTTGTTTGCGATTTTTCCAGCTAAAAAATACATTTCTTTATTATATTCATCTTGATTTAAACCTTTCCTAACCGTGTCATAAGCTTTGTCAGGAAGCCCTTCCTCTTCATACGCCTTCGTTAACAACGGGTAAACGGAATAGTAGCTTGAATCTTTGTCCAACAACTTTTCCCATACATGAATGGCAATATCCATTCGATTCCCCTGAAACGCTGTAAATCCATAGCGAAACATATCATCAGGAGACTTTTTTTCAACCTTTTGAAAGTAATCCATCGCTTCTGTTAAATGGCCAATAGATGCCAAACATTCCGCTAGTCGTTGCTGAACTTCAATTTCACCATAGGTGTTTTGTTGTTTTAAGGCTTTTTCATAATATGGGATGGCTTTTTGGTATTCACCAGTAGAATAGGCTAATTCTCCTAATGCAAAGTCCAATACAGGCTCTGAAGGCGCTAATCGTTTAGCCTGTAACAACTTTTGCTCGGCAACTTCATACAACCCCTGGGCTTGATATAAATCGGCCGCTTGAACGAGGGCGTGAAGATAATTTTCATCTTCTTCATCAATTTCATTCAAGTACTCTAATGCTTTCTCATCATCATCTAAATCTGTATAAATCTCGGCGATATGTAATTTTAGTTCAGATTCATCTGGATATGTTTCCATAAGTTGTTGAAAGACATCGTTAGCCTCATGAAGAAGACCTAGCTGTTGATACATTTGGGCAATTTCATACTTTTCCTCATCACCGGCTTTTACTAGTTGACGTTGTAAAATCTCTAACCCCTTATCCGTGTTTCCGCTTTGAATTTCTTGCAATGCTATATGAATTTCACTCATATTAAACCTTCCTTTTTAAAACTATTTGTACTTAGGTATCGATATGACGTAATGTTTACCGAACATAGATTGATCCTGTAAGTTATATTGTAATTTTACCACGTTCCCTCTTATAACCGAAATATATGGGATTTGCTTGTACAAATTGGAAGCGGAATGTTTTTGACAATTGGATTTCATATATAAATTGAAATCGGCGTCCCCATATATACTTATTTCTCCTTTTTTAGGTGAAATCCCTGTAGCATTTAACGTATTCTTCATTAACGGAGTAGAACTAATCGGCTGATCTACTAGTCGGAAGGAATCGTTTTCCAGCATCACTCTTAAGGGATCGTGGGGAGGTGTTAATGTTGCAAAAGGTATTTGGACTAATGCCTGCATTTGACGCATCCAATCCCATTTAATCTTCTTTAAGTCTTGCATATGATTATATTCAAGACAAATAAAGGGTGACTTTTGTATTCCGAAGAAGCGAATCATATCAGGGGTAAGATTCCGGATGTGAACCTTAGGCGCAACCATATAATCTAGGGCTAAATTTCGGAGACTTTTTACATATTGGTTATAGGCAATCATGTAGTCTCTTTTCGTTTGGATGGGCAGTAATGAAATAATAAGAGAACAACCTTGATATAAATAACGTCGAACATGATGATTTCGCCTTCTATCATCAGAGAGGGGATATTCGACATCTACATAGACTTTTCCAGGGGTCATAATAAACCGTTCCTTCGTATCAATTTTTTTTATTGATTTGGAACGTATATGCTGTACCGGTACAAACCTGCCGTCCATGAAATAGACCGTCTTTTGTTGCCAACCATTCCAATCGTCGTACATATCCATGTTTTGAAAATAAAAAGCCTTCACACTTTGTCCCCCTCACGTTGGTACAAAGTATGAAAGCTTTACTACATTTATGATTAAACAGCTTTAGGAAATTACTTTTTTCACATCCTCAAAAAATGTAGGATACGATATATCTATGCAATCAGGATTTTGAATTTCAATTTTCTCACTTGATAAGAAGGATGCAATAACAGCCATCATGCCAATTCGATGATCACCGAAGGATGATACTGTTCCACCTTGAAGGGCTGTCCCACCTTCAATTTCAAGACCATCCTCACGTTCAGTGACGGTGGCTCCAAGCACATCCAACACTTGTTTAATTGCACGAACACGATCTGTCTCTTTAACACGTAACTCCTCAGCATCCTTAATAACCGTCTTCCCTTCAGCTTGGGTTGCAGCTAACGCAATTAACGGGATTTCATCTACGAGACGTGGAATCATTGCTCCTTCCACTGTCGTTGCAGTTAATTTACTCGCCTTAACGGAGACAGTTCCTACCGGTTCATCTCCAACATAGTGAGTAACATCCATATGAATGTTTGCACCCATTTGCTTTAATAAATCGATAATGCCAGTACGTGTTTCATTCAATCCTACATTTTCAATAACTAACTCAGATTGTTCCACTAAAGTAGCTGCTACAATAAAGAAGGCTGCAGATGAAATATCACCCGGGACTTTCACAGCTGCTCCTTTTAAGGCTTGTGGTCCTTCAATTGATACATTAACACCATTCTTCGTAATCGTTCCTCCAAAGGCTCCAATCATACGCTCGGTATGATCTCGTGTTGCAACCGGTTCAACTACAGTTGTCGTGCCCTCGGTTAATAAACCCGCAAGTAATATCGCCGACTTCACTTGTGCACTATTTACTGGCAGCTTATACTCGATAGGTTGTAGAACGCCCCCACGTATGCTCATAGGTAAGAACCTTCCTGTATCACGACCATCAATCGTAGAACCCATTTGTCGTAAAGGAACGGAAACCCGATCCATTGGTCGGTTAGACAGTGAATCATCACCTGTTAATACAAAGTGGTAAGGCAATCCTGATAAAACACCTAGTAATAGACGGGCGGTTGTACCGGAGTTTCCAAAGAATAAAGGCTCAGTAGGTTCCTGTAAACCTGATACTCCTCGTCCTTGAATGGTCACACTTTCACCGTGTTGTTCGATTTTTACCCCCATTTTACGAAAAGCTTCAATTGTGCGTAAGCAATCTTTACCTAATAAAAAGTTTTCGATTTGTGTCTCACCTTCTGCCAAAGAGCCAAATATAACCGCACGGTGTGACATTGATTTATCCCCAGGGACTTGCAGCGTTCCTTTAATAGAATCATTTTTATGGTGAACTGATATTGTCATTCTTTTCACAACCTTTACAATTG contains these protein-coding regions:
- a CDS encoding ubiquinol-cytochrome c reductase iron-sulfur subunit gives rise to the protein MSNDKKNQVSRRQFLNYTLTGVGGFMAAGMLAPMVRFAIDPVLKADTTGDFVAVVEVDKITTEPQRFSFTVEQVDAWYESEVEQVAWVFKQEDGSVLALSPICTHLGCRVGWNEKEDQYPDRFYCPCHDGLYYKDGTNVPNTPPTEPLHVYEHKIQDGMLYLGKAQPRKEA
- a CDS encoding DUF2487 family protein → MNWSQKDVKQYVKAKEYIDTAIIPLLPFALNKKDEELEKMSLQKEMLDLITYKMENTYKGRMFLFPAYMYLETEDLQNECLRLNQFAQAVQEQPFKHLFYVTPDFRWKKVERDIDGHLLWLPMISNGDVKDDSTQTVIQDQVTQMTDLIRSFWTE
- a CDS encoding ReoY family proteolytic degradation factor, whose amino-acid sequence is MTISVLQKKRFIQWFLNNYQLKRRECVWILNYVMNHEHVLKHVHFVREARVCPKGIIISAKCVDDPPFRFYKEQIMTSDPEKSFHDIRLNDHESIFIQLNYKKANQCPRYAGVMEENPYLPEDYYITEKDQQAAEKMMNHVLYNFQVKKIQAAIDQALDDGDKEKFHMLIEQLNQLTSEKFTQQK
- a CDS encoding tetratricopeptide repeat protein, with protein sequence MSEIHIALQEIQSGNTDKGLEILQRQLVKAGDEEKYEIAQMYQQLGLLHEANDVFQQLMETYPDESELKLHIAEIYTDLDDDEKALEYLNEIDEEDENYLHALVQAADLYQAQGLYEVAEQKLLQAKRLAPSEPVLDFALGELAYSTGEYQKAIPYYEKALKQQNTYGEIEVQQRLAECLASIGHLTEAMDYFQKVEKKSPDDMFRYGFTAFQGNRMDIAIHVWEKLLDKDSSYYSVYPLLTKAYEEEGLPDKAYDTVRKGLNQDEYNKEMYFLAGKIANKLGNREEAIEYVREAISLDPGYKEAIMFLVESFKEHEEYEKITDLLTNVLDLGETDPVYYWELARANYELEEYDKALNNYEEAYNGFTNDIEFLKEYGYILVEEGRLAKAKEVFQRYLAIEPSDTEMEEYVQRLER
- the aroA gene encoding 3-phosphoshikimate 1-carboxyvinyltransferase, coding for MTISVHHKNDSIKGTLQVPGDKSMSHRAVIFGSLAEGETQIENFLLGKDCLRTIEAFRKMGVKIEQHGESVTIQGRGVSGLQEPTEPLFFGNSGTTARLLLGVLSGLPYHFVLTGDDSLSNRPMDRVSVPLRQMGSTIDGRDTGRFLPMSIRGGVLQPIEYKLPVNSAQVKSAILLAGLLTEGTTTVVEPVATRDHTERMIGAFGGTITKNGVNVSIEGPQALKGAAVKVPGDISSAAFFIVAATLVEQSELVIENVGLNETRTGIIDLLKQMGANIHMDVTHYVGDEPVGTVSVKASKLTATTVEGAMIPRLVDEIPLIALAATQAEGKTVIKDAEELRVKETDRVRAIKQVLDVLGATVTEREDGLEIEGGTALQGGTVSSFGDHRIGMMAVIASFLSSEKIEIQNPDCIDISYPTFFEDVKKVIS